Proteins from a single region of Neodiprion virginianus isolate iyNeoVirg1 chromosome 4, iyNeoVirg1.1, whole genome shotgun sequence:
- the LOC124304084 gene encoding uncharacterized protein LOC124304084: MAQSRASSHSLADAVKMILRHFLGMQITRNSKSSLRRGCLVIDIELRANKRRDLYAVQMTHCGCWTNTGVQNLFDELCLLVKNGMLPDKPVLAQAFTRNSGDAKETRYIIEGGPSFGQKQFLLNNPIIHFPSFRNYVLIKLQYRISSDHLLEFKEILVCEFKTLRESNPNVKITFYYEKDVFYTNHVQSDDDFQDSQSLSLSLISIVKQSMNNEFKERCLNTVGADNAHEAQKLLGKTLFSMTHENYMIP; this comes from the exons ATGGCGCAAAGTAGAGCAAGTTCTCACTCACTTGCGGATGCTGTAAAAATG ATTCTAAGGCATTTTTTGGGTATGCAAATAACACGTAATTCGAAATCATCGCTGCGAAGGGGTTGTTTAGTAATAGATATTGAATTACGTGCTAATAAAAGGCGTGATTTATACGCTGTGCAAATGACCCACTGTGGATGCTGGACTAACACCGGAGTCCAAAATTTATTCGACGAATTGTGTCTCCTAGTAAAAAATGGAATGCTGCCCGATAAACCGGTGCTGGCTCAAGCGTTTACAAGAAATTCCGGCGATGCGAAAGAAACTCGTTATATCATAGAAGGAGGGCCGAGTTTTGGTcaaaaacagtttttgttGAACAATCCCATAATCCATTTTCCGTCATTTCGAAATTACGTCTTGATCAAGTTACAG TACAGAATCTCGTCCGATCATCTATTAGAATTCAAGGAAATACTGGTCTGCGAATTCAAAACATTAAGAGAGTCCAATCCCAACGTAAAAATCACGTTTTACTATGAGAAGGACGTTTTCTACACGAACCACGTTCAATCCGACGACGACTTTCAAGACTCACAATCGCTGAGCCTTTCATTAATATCAATCGTGAAACAAAGTATGAATAACGAATTTAAAGAACGTTGCTTAAATACTGTCGGCGCCGACAATGCCCACGAAGCGCAGAAGCTTCTAGGGAAAACACTCTTCTCTATGACACACGAAAACTATATGATTCCGTGA